The Candidatus Eisenbacteria bacterium genome contains a region encoding:
- a CDS encoding XylR N-terminal domain-containing protein, with amino-acid sequence MKATDFNLARNLEFNFKTGITKFEDSRLVIFDTNAIGLLRQLIVLELGLERARDLFLKFGFQNGFSDFLQMKVNYEFENEMELLASGPVIHTWEGIVQATPAEINFDREKGEFLFTGIWTNSYEAEQHLCFNPPVKDPVCWTLMGYASGWCTAFFGDLLIAIEPACVGMGDDHCEWKIQPPGVWGDEAKPYLKAYQQIYRGIRDGRKAA; translated from the coding sequence ATGAAGGCGACCGATTTTAACCTCGCCAGGAATTTAGAGTTTAATTTTAAAACGGGTATCACAAAATTTGAAGATTCCCGCCTGGTCATCTTCGATACTAATGCCATCGGCCTCTTGCGGCAGCTTATCGTATTGGAGCTCGGACTTGAGAGGGCCAGAGATCTATTTCTAAAATTCGGCTTTCAGAATGGGTTTTCCGACTTTCTTCAAATGAAGGTCAACTATGAATTTGAAAATGAAATGGAGCTCCTGGCATCGGGGCCGGTGATACACACCTGGGAGGGCATTGTCCAGGCAACGCCCGCAGAAATAAATTTTGATCGAGAAAAAGGGGAGTTCCTCTTTACCGGTATCTGGACGAACTCCTACGAAGCTGAGCAGCATCTCTGTTTCAATCCGCCAGTGAAGGATCCGGTCTGTTGGACTTTAATGGGATATGCCTCTGGATGGTGCACTGCTTTCTTTGGTGATCTGCTGATTGCGATAGAGCCCGCTTGCGTCGGGATGGGTGATGATCATTGTGAGTGGAAGATTCAACCCCCCGGTGTTTGGGGCGATGAAGCAAAACCCTATTTGAAGGCTTATCAACAAATATATCGAGGAATCAGAGATGGCAGAAAGGCTGCTTAA